Genomic window (Chitinophagales bacterium):
AATTATGGAGTTTTTGAATTTGGCTTTGAGTTTAGTGTTACTAAAAATGGAAAAGTAACTCAGTTGGGTGTTAAAAGTCCAGATGCTGGAGATATAAGAGCAACACTATGGGATTTAACCGATACTTCTATTATAGCACAAACAACAGTAACTGTTGTAGCAAATACTATGAAGTTTAATAATTTGGCTACAGCAGTAGAATTATCTACTTCAAAAAAATATGCCATTACTATGTTATCTAATGATTGGTTTCGAAAAAAGAGAACAAGCTCTGCAGATTATCCATATCCAATAACGAAAGGAAATGTAAAAATACAAAAATATGCATGGGTGGGTTCTTCATTTGGGACGGATGCAGTATATCCTACTATGTACGAAACAGATTATTTAGCAGGAATTGTTGATTTTACTTACGAAACAGAAGAATAAATAAAACATCTTCTTCATAAAACAATTAGTTTAAAATGTCCCAAAGTAGTTTTCTCTGCTTTGGGATTTTTTTATTTGTCTAAAAGTAAATGTCTAAAAATCTTGGCACTTGTTTCTAAAAATCTATGTATTTTTAAAAAATGGAAACCAAAGAAGAGCACATTATTAATAAGTTTAGAGAAATGGTAGCTAAACGATATAATTTCGATGGCTTACAAAAAAGGTTTACCTTACCTCCAAGTATTACACCAGAAATAGTTGAAGAAATTAAAAATTATTTTTTAACTACTATATATCCACCAGCAGACGAAAGAAAAAAACTAGAAGCTGCTTTTGCTAATCTAGCAGACTATGTTCGGTCGCCTAAAAAAATATGGAATCTCTTTGGAGATATGACTCGAGCTATTTTTAAATTTGGTAGTCAGTTTTTAAAAGCATTAAAAGCAGGTATGGACTCACTAAATTCTTTTGTTGGTGCTAAAAATTTTGAAAAATCAATGGTAGACATTGCGAATAAGCAAGCTATAACACCACCAATTTCCGATGAAGAATTTGAAGAATGCATGTATCGTTTACCAAGAGAAGAAATTGAAAAATTCATCAACGATGTGAAAAGTTTATTCGGTGCAATGGTAAATACTAAACTATTACAAAAAACACTCGATATATTAGATCATGTTATACAAACCATGGAGAAAAAACCACATGTTTTTCCAAAAGAAGATGTAGAAGGCATAAAATTAGGAAAGTCGCTATTAAAAAGTGGTTATAATATCTTTTCCAAGTACGATGAACCAACCAAAACAGCAATAGTCGATTTTATTTATAAAAACGAAATGTGGTTTGTTGACGATGTTTACAAACGAAAAGAAGGACAGTAATACTTCTCGTCATTGCGAAATTTTGAGAGGAACGAACAAAATTGTGGCAATCTCAAACTATAAACTGCTATAAAGTAGATTACCTGTCTACCGACAGGTAGATATTGCAGTCTTGATTTTTTGCTACTTTTGTATCAAGACAAAAGTAGATGATACTAAACTTAGAAGCAGTAATTCATCTAAAATTTCAATTAGTATTTTAAAGGTTTGGCAAAATCTATAATTTAGACTAATTAACAAATATTCATAAATATAGTTTGGCAACACAGCAAACAACGCAGTATATTTATACAATGGCTAAAAAAGTGATTTATACCGATGAAGCTCCAGAACCAATAGGACCATATTCTCAAGCTATTGTAGCAAATGGCATGTTATTTGTTTCTGGTCAAGTTGCAATTGATGCATTCTCTGGTGTAGTAGTAAGAGATAGTATTGAAGCAGAAACAAAACAAGTGATGCAAAACATTGGTCATATCTTACAAGCTAATGATATGGATTATAGTCATATTATAAAAACAACTATTTTTTTAAAGGATATGCATGATTTTCCTAAAATGAATGAAGTTTACGGAAGCTATTTTTCAAATCAACCACCAGCTAGAGAAACTGTAGAAGTAAGTTGTTTACCAAAAAATGTAAGCGTAGAAATATCTTGCATTGCTATAAAATAAATTATTATGAAATATATTTACATACTTGTTTTTTTGTTTGGATTTAACTTTGGAGCTTTAGCTCAAAAAAACAATCAATATTGTTCTCAAGCAAAAGATTCTGCAAAAGCAGATATGCTTAGTGACACCAATGCAATAAAATTTTATATTGATGGAAAATATAATGCAATGAATGCTTATTTGGAAGTCAAAATAGGAAACAATTTTTATGAAAAAAACTTAGTAAAAATAAACGAAAATAAAACCACACCAGAGTATAGAAAATGCTACAATGATGCTGTTCAAAAAAAACTAGACTCTTTATATGACACTAACTTTTTTGCTAATGCAGAAAAAATAATGAAAGAGTACGATCAACAAGGTAAAGGTTATAGAAGGGCAATGTTTCCAAATGGCGACCAAGCAATGAATGTTTTTGTTGCTAAAAATGTAAAGCTACCAAACAACTGTAAACCAGATGATGGCTCTGATAAAATCTCTGTTTATTATTATATAGAAGTTAGTGATATTGGAAAAGTATCTATAGTTCAATTGGTGAAATCTAATTGTAAAGCAGCAGAACAACCAGTTGCAGATGCTATTAGTAAACTACCAGAATTTATTAATGCAACAAAAGCAGGTCAGCCACAAACTACCAATTTAATTATTCCTTTTGTAAAATAATAATATAACTTATAATATATCGCTCGTCATTCCGTAATTTTGAGGAACGAAAAATATACGGAATCTGTTTTTGCAAAAAAACCATTTTGAATACGCAATGTTTAATTATTTATGCAATTTGATTTACAATTACCATTTCAACCAGCAGGCGACCAGCCAGCAGCAATCAATCAATTGTATAATGGTTTAATTAATAATGAAAAAGAACAAGTATTATTAGGTGTAACTGGCTCTGGAAAAACTTTTACTATTGCCAATGTAATTCAACAAATACAAAAACCAACATTGGTTTTAACACACAACAAAACACTAGTGGCTCAGTTATATGCAGAGTTCAAATCTTTTTTTCCAAACAACAAAGTAGAATATTTTGTGTCGTACTACGATTATTATCAACCAGAAGCATATGTACCAGCAACCAATACTTATATAGAAAAGGATTTATCTATCAACCAAGAAATTGAAAAACTTAGATTAAGTACTACTTCTTCACTAATGAGTGGACGAAGAGATGTTATTGTAGTGGCTTCGGTTTCTTGTATTTATGGCTTGGGAAATCCAGAAGCTTATAAAAATCAAATAATAAAACTACAAGTTGGGCAAACCATTTCTAGAAATACATTTTTATTTGATTTAGTTTCTATTTTATATGAAAGAACTACAGATGAATTCAACAGAGGTAACTTTAGAGTAATTGGTGATACGGTAGAAATATTTTTACCATATACCGATTTTGGTTATCGTATTACATTTTGGGGTGATGATATTGAAACCATAGAATCTTTTAATCCAGAGAATGGTTTAACTATCGAAAAAAGAGACAATGTATTAATATATCCAGCAAGTATATATTTAGCACCAAAAGATATGTTGCCAACCATCATCAACGAAATTCAAGATGAATTACAAGAACACATAAAATATTTTCAAAGCATAAATAGGTTTGAAGAAGCTGCTCGATTAGAAGAAAAAACCAACTTCGATTTAGAGATGATTAGAGAGTTAGGTTATTGTAGTGGTATAGAAAATTATTCGAGATTTTTTGATAGACGACATGCTGGTGATAGACCATTCTGTTTGCTAGATTATTTTCCAGACGATTTTTTATTAGTAGTAGATGAAAGCCATGTAAGCATTCCGCAAGTAGCAGGAATGAGTGGAGGCGATAAAAGTAGAAAGCAAAATTTGGTAGAATATGGTTTTCGTTTGCCATCAGCTTTAGATAATAGACCTTTAAATTTTCATGAGTTTGAATCATTAATTAACCAAGCAATTTTTGTAAGTGCTACGCCAGGCGATTATGAGCTGAGTAAAACAGAAGGCGAATTTGTAGAACAAGTCGTGCGTCCAACAGGTTTGTTAGATCCACCAATTGTTATTCGTCCAAGCATCAACCAAATTGATGATTTAATACATGAAATTCATGAACGCATAAAAAAAGAGGAAAGAGTTTTGGTTACAACACTTACCAAAAGAATGGCAGAAGAGTTATCTAAATATTTTAAAGAAATTAATATAAAAGCTAAATATATACATAGTGATGTTGATACTATGGAAAGAGTAGAAATTATTAAAGCACTACGAATTGGTGATTTTGATGTATTGATAGGTGTAAATTTACTACGAGAAGGTTTGGACATTCCTGAAGTAAGTTTGGTGGCAATTTTAGATGCAGACAAAGAAGGGTTTTTACGCAATACTAGATCGTTGACACAAACGGCTGGTAGAGCTGCAAGAAATGCTAATGGTATGGTTATTTTTTATGCAGATACCATTACCAAAAGTATGCAACAAACCATTGATGAAACCAACAGAAGAAGAGAAAAACAAATAGCATATAATATAGCACACAATATTACACCTAGAACAGTTTTTAAGAGTAAAGAAGAAATTATTAGTGGTGCTTCTATTTTAGACATTAGAGAAAAACCAATACAAGAAGAAAAAATAAAACAAACAGCTGCGGAACCTACGATAGAATATTTATCTAAACCAGAAATTGAAAAGAAGGTTGCCGAACTAAAAAGACAAATGCAAAAGGCAAGTAAGCAAATGGACTTCATGGAAGCTGCTCGACTTCGAGATGAAATGTTTGAATGGCAGAAGAAGATAGAATGAAAATAGAAACGACTTTTGAAATAAAAGAGAAAATTAGTTTTTTAAGAAGAACTAAAGAATATTTTTTACAATATAATTTTATAATATTAGATGAAGACACAATAAAAAACACAATTTCTTTTAAAAAAGGTAGTGTGTTTAAAAATGCATTTGTAACAAATCCATTAAACCTACAAAGTCAGATAGATATATCATTACAAAACATGACAGCAAATATAGTATACAACCTCAATACACAACAAGTCATTACTTCGCCAAAAGATATAGCTGTTTGGAATACTTTAATTGAAAATTATAAAACATATGTGCTTCACTATAAAAATGAAGCAGAAATATTAGAAGAGAAAATAAAAGACACAAAAAAACAAACCAATCAAATAATACTATATATTGTAATTATTAGTTTTATATGTAGTATTCCTATTTCTTTTATTGCTGTTAAAACAGGATTTATAATTATGCCAATTGAAATAATAATATTGTTTGCAGTTTTTTATTATGTAAAGAAAAATAAATAAAAAAGTCCTACAAAAAACTGTAGGACTTCATGAAAAAAACTAGTGTTTTGTTTTTAGTTCAAAACAATGTTTTTTGTTATGGTTTTAATGTTAATGGATTAATATAGTTTTCACTAGGTGTCCAGTCTTCGTTGGCTAATCTAAATGTATTGGTAGATACAGTTATTTTATCACTATCATAAATTACACGACCTTCTCCAACTTTTATAAACGCATTAGTTGTGTTTTTAATTTCTTTGGTAGATAGTAAAGAGTAATACAAGTCTTCAATATCATCGCTATTGCTAGATTTTTTACCAGAAAACATAAACAAAAATTGTTGAATATCTGTAGTGTCTCCATCAGTATTTATCTTAAAATTATTTACTATAGAATAAACAGTAAAATAATCGCCTTCGCCAGAAGTATAAGAGAGTTCATTGCTTGAAACACTAATGGTATTCTTTTTTTGAAAATATACTTCTCTTTTATTATTATCTTGACTTTCAAATTTTATTTTATCAGGCACAAAGACATGTCCAATTACATCTCCACTAATGTTCGAGTTTTTTAATTTGTTTGGAGAAATAATATATATACCATTTATTGTTGTTGGAGAATTGCCTTCGTAAATTGGCATTCCTAGGTCTTTTAATACTTGAAAAAGAGAATCTGGAATTTGACTAGTTACTTGTTCAGGAATTCCTGAAGTTGTAATGTTATCTTCTTTTTTACATTGAGTTGTAAATAGCATAAAGAGTGCTAATACAAAAAAAGAAATGCTAAGTTTTTTCATGATGTTTAATTTTAAAATGTGAAATAATTAATTATAACATCAAATTTATAGTAAGTAACAAGTACATAAAAAGACAAAAGAAGACTAAAAATATAGCTTTAGAGTAGAAAAGCATCAATATATTTATACTGATAATCAATCGTTTATATGTCAAAATAAGTATTGCTTTAGAAATAAAAAAGAGCAACTTTAAATATATAAAATTGCTCTTTAATATAAAGGTTGATTGTGTTTAATTTAATGTCCAAATATCATTAGTAATATTACCATTAGCCAATCCGCCAATAATTAATAATTGGTTATTAAATAGTACTGCTTGAAAATCTCTTCTAGCACCATAACTTGTAGTTATAACATTTTGTATCCAGTTTTTTCCATCGGTAGATTTATAAATTTCATCGGTTATACTTCCACCATCTTTTTGACCACCAATAACATAAATAGAGTTATTATATACTACGGATTCAAAACTATAACGACTAACAAAAGTGCTATCACTATTTTCGGTTTCGTTTGTCCAAAAATTTCCATCGGTTGTAGACCAAACATCATTATAATAGTTTCCATCAGAATATCCGCTAATTAAAAATAATTTATTATTATATACTACTAACTTATTATGTAGTCTGTTGCTAAAAGTATCACTACTTATTGTATGTTGCACCCAAGTAATACCATCAGTTGTAGACCAAACATCGTTTAAACCAGTAACAGAACTATTGTTTGTTCCTCCAACAACCCACATTTGGTTATTGTAAACAGTTGCTCCGAAAAAGTGTCTGGCAGAAAAAATACTAGATGTAGTTACTTCATTCCAAGTAATACCATCAGAAGAGTTCCAAATTTTATTTCTAGATCTTGCACCTTCTAAAAATCCACCAATCAACCACATTTTATTGTTAAAAGTTAATAAAGCACCACCAGCCACAGGTAAAAATTGAGTGTGACCATCGGCTAATACTTCATTCCAAGTAATGCCATCAGTAGAAGACCATACAGCATTATCATGCGTATAGCCATCGGCGAGTTCTCCACCAACTAACCAAATTTTGTTGTTAAAAACTGTCGTTCTGTGCCATCTTCTTGCAGAAAAAATATTACCAGAAGTTGTTGTTTGGGAAAAGCTAAGCGTATCTGGACTAAGCACTGTTGGTGTTGGTTCTGGCGTTGGAGTAGGCGTATTGTCTTCTTCTTTATTGCAAGAAATGATGCTTATCATAGCTAAAATAATAAGACTTACTACTAAATTCATTTTAAGATTTTTCATATACTATATTTTTATTGATATTAGTTATAATCAAAAATCTTAAAAAATAAAGTGTCTAATTTTCTATATAGGTAAGTGATTTACTTTTTTTAATAAATGTCCTTGGTTTATTGATAAGTGCTTTTTCTATAATGTAATACTAGAAGAAGAGACTATTGTTTTTTCTTATTAAAATATTGATAAATGGTTTTATTGTGTAGTTTGGCAGTCATCCACCAATCAATTTGAAAATATTTTAAGAAGTTTTTTTGTAGTGGATTTTTTAGCATTTCTAGTATTTCTGCTTGATAATTGGCTATTACTTTAGCTTTTTCTTTAGATGTTTCTACTAATGAATATTCTTCTAGCATATCTAAAACTTTATTTTCTATTTGATATAATTTATTATCTCTATACAATTTTTTCTTAATGTTGTAATATTCATTTTCATTGAAAATAGATTGTTTTAATTCTATCAAAATAATTTGTCTAATAATAAAACCATAGCTTTCTAAATCTTTAGAGTGTTTTAGATACTTGTCGTTTAAAAGTAAATTGATATAAGTCAATGCATTTTCAAAATCATCTAAATAAATATAAGTTAAAACAATATCATTGCAAATAGTAAGTAGCGTATCTCTTCTATCTTTAAAATAATTATTATATACAAATATAAATTCTGGAAGTATATTTTTTATTTCATCAAAATGAAATAAATCTATGCTCAGATTTCTATCTACATACATTAATTCAAATCGCTTAACGCGAACAAAAGTATCATCGTTAATTTTTGAAAGCGTTTTTTGCAAAGTTGTTTTTACTTCGTCAAACTTTTCAAATTGATTGGTATTCTGCATTCTTCGTATTAGGTTTGCCATTATTTTAACAAAGTCTTTCAAATTATATGTAGCATAATCTTTATTCTGTTTTAATAGTTCATATTGAATAAGTGTTTCTTTGTATGCTTTTTCAACATCTGAAGACATTAGCCAAACTTGATTTCTTATAAAGTAAAATAGTAATTTGGAACGAATAGTTATGGCTGCTTCTTCTTTAGATAGCCAATCTTTTTCTAATACAAAATTTTTTATTTCTTTATTTTCTTCTTTTCGTATATATAATATTTCTTTATTTCTTTTTAAATCAAAAGATAAATTTTTTAGATGCTCATATATTCTAATATTTTCTAATTGTTCTAGTACTTTTTTATACTCATTATTTAAATTGACTCTTTCTTGTTCGTCGTCTTTATTGTAAGAAAGGATACCATTATATAATTGGAAGTATTGACTATAAAATTCAAGAGCTTCATATTTTAAAATATTATCTTTAAGTTTTGAAAGTCGTTTGCTTGCTGTATTAATAATTTTTCTATCGATTAAAAATCGTATTTGATTAATTTCTATATCAAAAGATGCAGCAAGACTATCTCCTGTTTGGTTTGTAGTAAAAGTATTTATAATTAAATCGAAAAGATATTTTTTAGCTTGTGGCAGTCTATCTATAATAGATGAATTTTTTAATTTTCTTTTTAAGTCGGTTTCACTAAATGTTTCCTGTTTGGTTAGAATATCAAAAACTAAAAAGTAGTCGTTGTCTTTCTCATTTTTTCTTTTGTAAGCAAATTTTTTAAAATAGGCCTTTTCTGTAGACGATAAACTTTGAATTAATAAATGTAACTCGTTCTTTGTTTTTTCCATGTTTTTTTATTCTAAATCAAAGAAAGTATTAATATAGTATAAAAAAAATAAAGTTTATAAAATTAATAAAACAAACTAAAGTGTAGATTTCCTATCTTTACACTATTATGAGTATAGATGCAAATATTAATAATGAGATAAAACAAGCGATGTTGGCTAAAGAAGAAGCTAAACTAAGAACGCTTAGAGCTATAAAATCTGCATTTTTGTTAGCTAAAACAGAAAAAGGTAGCGATGGAACAATTTCTGAAGACAAAGAAATTAAAGTAATTCAAAAATTATTCAATCAAAGAAAAGAGTCGTTTGATATTTTTACTAAAGAAGGAAGAGCAGAGTTAGCCGTGAAAGAAAAAGAAGAAATGGATATTTTAGAGTCGTATTTGCCAAAACAATTAAGCGATGAAGAACTTGAAACATCTGTTAAAAATATTATAGCACAAGTTGGAGCAACCTCTATGCAAGACATGGGAAAAGTAATGGGAATTGCAAGTAAACAACTAGCAGGAAAAGCAGATGGTGGTAGAATTTCTGCTATTGTAAAATCTGTTTTAGGTTAGAATAAGCATCAAATCTTAGAGTAGCGAAGAGTCTTTCAGTTTTTTATATTAAATATAATAATATATTATTTATTAATTTTAATTGCTTTTTGTATTACTACATTATTTGGAATGGTAATAGTATTGCCTTGTATAGTTTTAATATGCATAAAGAAAAAAGAAATATCTATAATAATACCTTCTATAGGAAAATCTTTGTCTTCAATTAAAATATTATCGCCAATACCTAACGGATGATTAAAATACATTATAATTCCAGAAGTAATATTTGATAAAACGGACCATTGTGCAAAAAAAGCAACACCAAGTACAGTTAAAGCAGAAGAGATAAATAAACCAATTTGATTTTTTTCGATTCCCCAAATGGCTGCTAAAAAAATAATGCCAACAACACCAGAAATCAAAGAGAATAACTTGATGGTTAGTTGTCTTCTTTCTAAGCTAAAGTGAAACTTTTTTAGTGTTTTATATATAAAATCTTTTATGTATAAATTGGAGATAATATAAAATCCAATAATTGATAAAGTAATAACAATCTTTATTTCTAACTCATTCATAGTGCAAAAGTATAACAAAATTTTACTACAAAAGGTTTCTATATCATCTAATTTAAATGTTAACTATTGTTCAAGACAAAAATTATGAAACTTGATGCTTTGTCTATATATTTCTAATTCGTAATTTGAGATAAATATGCTATACAAAACCATAGAAGTACAAAGCTTACCTGTTCCAATTAAAGTTTATGTAGAACAGAGAAATAACTCAAGAGTTGCTTTAACTCAAAAAAATATTATCATTCGATTGCCAACTCATATTAGTAATGACGAAAAAAACAAAGCCATTAAAGAACATATTGCTTGGGCAAAAGAAAAAATTGCTTCAAAAAATGTATATAAACATCAAAGCAAATCTTTAGATTTTTATCAAAATCGTACATTTACGATATACGATAAAGTATTTACTATTACACATCAATTCCATGCTAAGAAAAATCAATTAAGTTATCTTGGAGATGGTAAAATTCTTATTTATCTTCAACTTACAAACAATGAAAATCAATCAGTAAAAATTATACAGAAACTATTAATTCGTTTTGCTCAAAAATATTTCTTGCAAAAAATCATCAATAAAACACTACAATTCAATCAACAATATTTTCAAGAAGACATTCGCTCTGTAAAACTCAATTATACTATTTCAAAATGGGGAAGTTGTTCTTCCAAAAAAGACATTATGTTCTCTACAAAACTATTGTTGTTGCCAATACATATTATTGATTATGTAATTATTCATGAATTAGCACATCTAAAAGAAATGAATCACTCTGATAAATTTTGGATTTTAGTTGCTAAAGCCATGCCAGATTATCAAACCAAAGATAAATGGTTGAGCAAACATGGTAGCGAATTTGATTTTTAGCATTAATATATATAACATATCAAAAATCTAAAAAAACAGACCTAAAAGGTTTAAGTCCGAAATATTTTCAGCAATAGATGTAAATGTCTCGAAATTGCATTGCGAGGAACGAGCAATAGGCATGAAGAGACAAATTTATCATCGGTTTGCTTCACCAAAATAAAAACGAAGAAAAGCAAAATTGCCTTAAATGTTTCTTGACTCTTGCCTGCTGGCAAGCAGGTTTTGGTTCGTTTTGCATCAAGACAAAATGAACAAAACAATTTTTTAGATTTTACCTCTTGTCATAAAAACTATCAACTGTTTATTAACGAAAATAACCAGTAAGTAAAAATTAACTTTTAGTTGGTATCTTTGTCTCATGTTCCGATTTTTAGCATTCGCAATCATTCTTTTTACATTTTCTGCTTGTAAGTACAGCGATGAACCTAAAGTGTTTGACAATGAAAACATTCATTTAGAATATCCATCGTATCTCAATAAAAACAAGCAAGTATATCCACAAGAAAACAATGTAATTAGTGCTCAAAACGATTATAGAGATGTGTATTTCTTCGTAGCAGATTTAGGACAAAAACCAGGTTCAAATGGTTTTAATATTACCTTTGACAATATAACAAAACAACTATTAACTAATGTAAGAGATGCTTTGTTAGAACAAGATACTTCGTATACGCTTTCTAATGGTTTAACTACAAGACGAGCAATTATTTCTGGAATTGTAGCATCAAAAAATCAAGAAAAAAGAATGTTGTTTTTTGTAAATCTTTATGAAGACAAGCAACACAATTTGTATCAACTAACTTCTTGGATTTTTAGACATAAAAGGTCGGTTTGGGAAAATGACTTAAACAGTATTGCCAATTCCTTTTCAGTTAAATAACATGTTAGTTGTGATGATAAAACTAGTAATATTTGAAAAAGGTGCGTCATTCCGTAATTTTGAGGAACGAAAAATGTACGGAATCTATCATAGTAAAGTTTGCTGTAAAAACAGAAATAACAACAAATAATAAAATTAATTTCAAAATGTTATATAATTCTTTTCATCTTTACAAAAAAACAAATTGAGCGTAGTTAAAAAATTAGCTTCCGACACAGTTGTCTATGGTCTGAGTAGCATCATAGCAAGAGTCATTAATTTTTTGTTTGGTTTTCTAATCATCAAATTTGTAACGCAAGAAGAATTTGGTATTTATACTAATTTTTACGCTTACGCTGGATTTATTTTAATCGTACTAACGCATGGAATGGAAACCGCTTTTTTTCGTTTCATCAACAAAGAAGGAGAAAACAAACAAGTTTTTGCAACTGCTTTTTATAGTGTACTTATTGCTGTTGTGTTGTTTATATTGTTTGCTTTCGGATTTCAAAATAGCATTTCAAATTTTGTAAAAGAATCGCATTTATTTATACAGCTATTTGCTTTAATTATGTCTTTCGATGCATTGGCAGCTATTCCTTTTGCTAAGTTAAGAGCAGACAATCGACCATTACAATTTGCCTTTTTAAAAATATTAAATATTGTATTTTTTATTGGATTGTGTTTAGTTTTCTTCTATAATGTTATTAATGTTTCTACAATTACATTTGGTTGGATTGACAATACAGTATCTACAGTAAGTTATATTTTTATTGCTAATTTATTTGCAAGTTTATTAACTTTAGTTTGTTTAATACCAAAACTCAGTGCTATTAAATTTGGATTTAATCTATCACTACACAAAAAAATGTTTGTTTATGCTTTGCCAATTATGCTTATTGGTTTAGCAGGAATGGTTAATCAAATGTTAGACAGAGTGATTATGGTACATCTTTTACCTTATGATGATGTAACGAACAAAGTTCAATTAGGTATTTATGGTTTCAACTACAAATTTGCTATGATTATCAGTATGTTTTTACAAGCATATCGATATGCAGCAGAACCAATATTTTTTAAAGCAGCACAACAAGCAGATAATAAACAAGTGTATGCCAGAACGATGTTGTTTTTTGTTATTTGTGCTTGTGTTATTTTCTTGTTGATTAATCTGTTTATGCCAATTATACAACAACTGTTTTTATGGTATTCACCAAATGCCAAAGCATATTTCGTTGGAGCTAAAATTATTCCAATACTATTAGCAGCATATTTATGTTTTGGTATGTATTTTCAAATATCTACTTGGTACAAAATAAAAGACAAAACTTATATTGGTGCAATCATTGCTATAGCTGGAGCTGTAATTACTATTGTTTTAAATATTATTCTAGTACCAAAATTAGGATATATTGGAGCATCAATCACTACTTTTGTTTGTGCATTTTCTATGCTGTTAATTGGATATATTACAGAGCAAAAATATTATCCAATTCCATATAATTTAAAACGAATTGCATTGTATATTTTCACTTCATTTGCATTATATGGTTTATTTTTATTGCTCAATCAATCTTCATCACTTATAATAAGTACAGCAATTGGTTTCGTTTTATTTACTATTTATTTGTTAATGATTTATTTCTTAGAAGTAAAAACCAAATCCTCTACTTCTCTTAAAAAATCCTAACACCATACAAAAACAAGCATTATCCAATTATTTTGCTACTAAAATCATATCTTTGTTTTAACTACTGGCTGATGATTACATCAACTAGTAAAAATCAATAACGATTAGTATATGAAAGTAAAAATTGTCAATAACTCAGAAAACGATTTACCAGAATACGAAACTGATGGTTCTGCTGGCTTAGATTTAAGAGCACATCTTCAAGAACCAGTAGTATTAAAACCATTGCAAAGAGCTTTAATTCCAACAGGTTTATAT
Coding sequences:
- the uvrB gene encoding excinuclease ABC subunit UvrB, with translation MQFDLQLPFQPAGDQPAAINQLYNGLINNEKEQVLLGVTGSGKTFTIANVIQQIQKPTLVLTHNKTLVAQLYAEFKSFFPNNKVEYFVSYYDYYQPEAYVPATNTYIEKDLSINQEIEKLRLSTTSSLMSGRRDVIVVASVSCIYGLGNPEAYKNQIIKLQVGQTISRNTFLFDLVSILYERTTDEFNRGNFRVIGDTVEIFLPYTDFGYRITFWGDDIETIESFNPENGLTIEKRDNVLIYPASIYLAPKDMLPTIINEIQDELQEHIKYFQSINRFEEAARLEEKTNFDLEMIRELGYCSGIENYSRFFDRRHAGDRPFCLLDYFPDDFLLVVDESHVSIPQVAGMSGGDKSRKQNLVEYGFRLPSALDNRPLNFHEFESLINQAIFVSATPGDYELSKTEGEFVEQVVRPTGLLDPPIVIRPSINQIDDLIHEIHERIKKEERVLVTTLTKRMAEELSKYFKEINIKAKYIHSDVDTMERVEIIKALRIGDFDVLIGVNLLREGLDIPEVSLVAILDADKEGFLRNTRSLTQTAGRAARNANGMVIFYADTITKSMQQTIDETNRRREKQIAYNIAHNITPRTVFKSKEEIISGASILDIREKPIQEEKIKQTAAEPTIEYLSKPEIEKKVAELKRQMQKASKQMDFMEAARLRDEMFEWQKKIE
- a CDS encoding M48 family metallopeptidase, coding for MLYKTIEVQSLPVPIKVYVEQRNNSRVALTQKNIIIRLPTHISNDEKNKAIKEHIAWAKEKIASKNVYKHQSKSLDFYQNRTFTIYDKVFTITHQFHAKKNQLSYLGDGKILIYLQLTNNENQSVKIIQKLLIRFAQKYFLQKIINKTLQFNQQYFQEDIRSVKLNYTISKWGSCSSKKDIMFSTKLLLLPIHIIDYVIIHELAHLKEMNHSDKFWILVAKAMPDYQTKDKWLSKHGSEFDF
- a CDS encoding RidA family protein, whose translation is MAKKVIYTDEAPEPIGPYSQAIVANGMLFVSGQVAIDAFSGVVVRDSIEAETKQVMQNIGHILQANDMDYSHIIKTTIFLKDMHDFPKMNEVYGSYFSNQPPARETVEVSCLPKNVSVEISCIAIK
- a CDS encoding DUF4082 domain-containing protein — its product is MKTIKLTTLSVILLLAITLISSCKKDKTIVTENPFTTLFNDDVLSDSTLNYDFINYGVFEFGFEFSVTKNGKVTQLGVKSPDAGDIRATLWDLTDTSIIAQTTVTVVANTMKFNNLATAVELSTSKKYAITMLSNDWFRKKRTSSADYPYPITKGNVKIQKYAWVGSSFGTDAVYPTMYETDYLAGIVDFTYETEE
- a CDS encoding mechanosensitive ion channel; translation: MNELEIKIVITLSIIGFYIISNLYIKDFIYKTLKKFHFSLERRQLTIKLFSLISGVVGIIFLAAIWGIEKNQIGLFISSALTVLGVAFFAQWSVLSNITSGIIMYFNHPLGIGDNILIEDKDFPIEGIIIDISFFFMHIKTIQGNTITIPNNVVIQKAIKINK
- a CDS encoding GatB/YqeY domain-containing protein yields the protein MSIDANINNEIKQAMLAKEEAKLRTLRAIKSAFLLAKTEKGSDGTISEDKEIKVIQKLFNQRKESFDIFTKEGRAELAVKEKEEMDILESYLPKQLSDEELETSVKNIIAQVGATSMQDMGKVMGIASKQLAGKADGGRISAIVKSVLG